GATAAAAATGGTGTCAAAGCTGACAGGGTAATCTGAGAAAGGATAAAACAGTTGGGTCCCGTAATTCGTGAAGCTGTCCAGCAGAGCATGGGTAAAGAAACTCCAGAACAGGAGCAGTCCCCAGCGGGTCCAGTGTGATGACTGCTTGTATATCTTGCTCAACAGCATACCCATCGGGATGGGCGCGAGCACAGCGAAGAGAATGGAATGTGACAACCCTCTGTGGATTGCCAGTTGCTGGACCTCCGTGACAAAAGGGTAGATGAGGATGTCGAGATCGGGAATGGTGCCGGCAATGGCGCCCCATAACATCGCTTTGTTGCCTTCCTCTTTACCCAGCACTGCTTCGCCCACTGCGGCGCCCAATGCAATCTGCGTCAATGAGTCCATTTAATCCGCATTTACCAATGTGATCAGGCTCTCTTTGACCGCATCAACAGGAAAAAGACCAATGGTCCGATGCGTAATCGTACCCTGCTTATCAACCACATAGGTGGTCGGAAGTGCATAGACACCGCCAAAAGACTCGGCAACTTCGCTTGTTTCATCCAGCAATATGGGGTAGTTGATTTGCATCTCATCCGCAAATTGCTTGACCAATTCGCTGCCGTCGGTGTCAACTGTGATACCTATTACAGCAAATCCATCGTCTTTTAACTCCTCGTGTAGTGCAATGAGGTCCGGGATTTCTTCCCGGCAAGGTGCGCACCATGTTGCCCAGAAATTGACCAGCAATACCTTACCTCCGTGTTCGCTGGCGTCAAATGTGCCGCCATTGAGCATGGGCAGGGTGAAGTCAGGTATCACGTCGCGGCTTGTGGGTGCAGGAATTACATAATCGGTGGCACCCTGTTCCTTTTCTGCAGCAAAAGATTTGGTTTGCTCAGTAGGCTCACAACCAAACAGCAGACTGGCCAGGCAAATGACAGAAAAAAGCGATAAACGGCGGGAGATCATTCAGCTTGTAGGGCATGCGCAGCCGCGTCCCTGATATCTTCAACATTGATCAGATGGTGGGACGTATCGTATACAGGTGACTGCTTGTGAAGTAAGATAACTTGTGGGCTTTCGTGTCGAATG
This is a stretch of genomic DNA from Bacteroidota bacterium. It encodes these proteins:
- a CDS encoding TlpA disulfide reductase family protein — its product is MISRRLSLFSVICLASLLFGCEPTEQTKSFAAEKEQGATDYVIPAPTSRDVIPDFTLPMLNGGTFDASEHGGKVLLVNFWATWCAPCREEIPDLIALHEELKDDGFAVIGITVDTDGSELVKQFADEMQINYPILLDETSEVAESFGGVYALPTTYVVDKQGTITHRTIGLFPVDAVKESLITLVNAD